A genomic window from Ruminiclostridium cellulolyticum H10 includes:
- a CDS encoding NAD(+)/NADH kinase: protein MKKIGVITNREKDKGLKYTNQLVESIEKHGGQAVLPTYDGSFQMDDIDNQVVEICNNCDMVICLGGDGTFLRTARTAYLYGLPMLGINLGSLGFLTDVEKGEIDKAVENILNNRFCLEDRIMLTSKLYKDGKLIARDVAINDIVISRGGIPRILHLSTYIDNNLVEMFPGDGIVVATPTGSTAYSLSAGGPIVEPTSGLILITPICPHILSSRALITSDMRKIKICVSQGFEHKATVTVDGQKNLEITGGDYLEIEKANSTVKIIRVNSKNFFTVLRSKIYERKEE, encoded by the coding sequence ATGAAAAAAATCGGAGTTATAACCAACAGAGAGAAAGACAAAGGTTTAAAATATACAAATCAATTGGTTGAAAGTATAGAGAAACACGGCGGACAAGCTGTTTTACCAACTTACGACGGTTCTTTTCAAATGGATGATATTGACAACCAAGTAGTTGAAATATGTAATAATTGCGATATGGTCATATGCCTCGGCGGAGATGGCACCTTTTTGAGAACTGCCAGAACTGCATATTTGTATGGGCTGCCTATGTTGGGAATAAATCTTGGTTCTCTGGGTTTCTTAACCGATGTAGAAAAAGGTGAAATAGATAAAGCAGTAGAAAATATATTGAATAACAGGTTCTGTTTAGAAGATAGAATAATGCTAACTTCTAAGCTGTACAAGGATGGGAAGCTTATTGCACGGGATGTTGCAATAAATGATATTGTGATTTCGAGAGGTGGTATTCCGAGAATACTCCACTTAAGTACTTATATAGACAATAATCTTGTTGAAATGTTTCCAGGGGACGGAATCGTAGTGGCCACTCCCACAGGTTCGACAGCGTATTCCTTGTCGGCAGGCGGACCGATAGTTGAACCTACATCTGGACTGATTCTAATAACTCCTATTTGTCCGCATATTTTGTCATCAAGAGCATTGATTACATCTGATATGAGAAAAATAAAAATATGTGTCTCACAGGGATTTGAGCATAAGGCCACTGTAACTGTTGACGGACAAAAAAATCTTGAAATAACAGGTGGAGATTATCTGGAAATAGAGAAAGCAAACAGTACTGTGAAAATTATCAGAGTAAATTCTAAAAACTTCTTTACCGTACTAAGAAGTAAAATTTACGAAAGAAAAGAGGAGTAA
- a CDS encoding arginine repressor, translating to MKYNRHAKILDIIENNTIETQEELAEKLKQQGMDVTQATVSRDIKELRLIKVMTPEGYYKYSAFAQSEKQVSNRLITILTEAYVSSDYANNIVVVKTLSGMAQAAGSAIDSLKWNEILGTIAGDDTLIMVCRAEKIAEDIVNKFNKMIKS from the coding sequence ATGAAATATAACAGACACGCAAAAATATTGGATATAATCGAGAATAATACCATCGAAACACAGGAGGAGCTTGCAGAAAAGCTCAAGCAACAGGGGATGGATGTGACTCAGGCAACTGTTTCCCGGGATATTAAGGAACTCCGGCTCATTAAGGTTATGACGCCTGAAGGATACTACAAGTATTCTGCTTTTGCTCAGTCGGAAAAGCAGGTTTCAAACAGATTGATTACCATACTTACAGAAGCTTATGTTTCCAGTGATTATGCCAATAACATTGTGGTTGTTAAGACACTGTCAGGCATGGCTCAGGCTGCCGGTTCGGCAATAGACTCCCTAAAATGGAATGAAATACTAGGTACAATTGCCGGAGATGACACATTGATTATGGTTTGCAGGGCTGAAAAAATTGCTGAGGACATAGTTAATAAATTCAATAAAATGATTAAATCGTAA
- the xseB gene encoding exodeoxyribonuclease VII small subunit, whose translation MSKTVKIEKSFEEAIAELEQIVLKLEKGEATLEESITSFQQGIELSRYCAARLDEAEKQITMLIKDEEDNFEEKDFNI comes from the coding sequence ATGAGTAAAACTGTTAAAATTGAAAAAAGCTTTGAAGAGGCTATAGCGGAACTTGAGCAAATTGTATTGAAGCTTGAAAAGGGTGAAGCTACACTTGAGGAGTCCATTACCAGCTTCCAGCAGGGAATAGAGCTTTCAAGGTATTGTGCTGCCAGGCTTGATGAAGCGGAGAAGCAAATAACAATGCTAATCAAGGATGAAGAGGATAATTTTGAAGAAAAGGATTTTAACATCTGA
- the dxs gene encoding 1-deoxy-D-xylulose-5-phosphate synthase yields the protein MGYLDSIKFPEDIGKLELEQLKVLAEEIRTFLIYKVSKTGGHLASNLGIVELTLAIHSNFNTNKDRIVWDVGHQSYVHKILTGRKADFDTLRKLGGLAGFPKTCESLHDCFNTGHSSTSISAALGIARARDIKKEDYSVMAVIGDGAMTGGMAYEALNDAGRLASNFIVVLNDNEMSIAQNVGGMSRYLSKLRTDPFYTKTKEDIDNFLDKMPNIGTKTRRAVRKLKSTVKYLITPGMFFEQLGYRYYGPVDGHNLDELNKALQAAKKIKGPVLIHVCTQKGKGYSYAEESPDRFHGIAPFEIETGETYGKRLPDYSEVFGEAVLEAAEKNNRVVAISAAMTKGTGLAKFSTTFPRRFFDVGIAEQHAVTSAAGMAINGIIPVVAIYSSFLQRAYDQLIHDVALQKLHVVIGVDRAGIVGEDGETHQGEFDISFLNHIPDFTIMAPADYYELREMVNYAINIHTGPIAIRYPRGRGKEIIKHEVPLVNGKGAVLKEGQDVCILAVGRMVETAFKVSEKLKEKGINAGVVSARFIKPLDVELITECANKYKNIVTMEENCVIGGFGSRVLDTLNRLDLKARILIKGLPEQFIPQGSREELIKKLKLDADSVTNDIIYMLENTKL from the coding sequence GTGGGGTATTTAGATAGCATAAAATTTCCTGAGGATATAGGTAAATTAGAGCTTGAACAGTTAAAAGTTCTTGCTGAAGAAATCAGGACATTTCTTATATATAAAGTTTCGAAAACCGGGGGGCATTTAGCCTCAAATCTTGGTATAGTTGAATTGACACTTGCCATTCATAGTAACTTTAATACTAATAAGGACAGGATTGTTTGGGACGTAGGCCATCAATCATATGTCCATAAGATACTGACAGGCCGAAAGGCGGATTTTGATACCTTACGTAAATTGGGAGGGTTGGCCGGGTTTCCTAAAACCTGCGAAAGCTTGCACGACTGTTTTAATACGGGACACAGCAGTACATCTATTTCTGCTGCGTTGGGTATTGCCCGTGCAAGGGATATAAAAAAGGAAGATTACAGTGTTATGGCTGTAATAGGCGATGGAGCTATGACGGGCGGAATGGCCTATGAAGCCTTAAATGATGCCGGAAGACTGGCAAGTAACTTTATTGTGGTGCTTAATGACAATGAGATGTCCATAGCACAGAACGTGGGAGGTATGTCCAGATATCTGAGCAAACTTCGTACAGATCCTTTTTATACAAAAACTAAAGAGGACATTGATAATTTTCTTGACAAGATGCCAAATATTGGTACTAAAACACGTAGGGCTGTCCGAAAATTGAAAAGCACAGTAAAATATTTGATTACACCCGGAATGTTTTTTGAACAGCTGGGTTATAGATATTATGGGCCTGTAGATGGCCATAATCTGGATGAATTGAATAAAGCATTACAGGCAGCCAAAAAAATAAAAGGTCCCGTACTTATTCACGTTTGCACTCAGAAGGGAAAGGGTTATTCCTATGCAGAAGAAAGTCCGGACAGATTCCATGGAATAGCACCATTTGAGATAGAGACAGGTGAAACGTACGGTAAGAGGCTGCCTGACTATTCCGAGGTCTTTGGGGAAGCTGTTCTGGAGGCTGCCGAAAAGAATAACAGAGTTGTCGCCATATCGGCAGCAATGACAAAGGGGACCGGGTTAGCCAAATTTAGTACAACGTTTCCTAGAAGGTTTTTTGATGTGGGAATAGCTGAACAACACGCAGTTACATCTGCGGCCGGAATGGCTATAAATGGTATAATACCTGTTGTTGCCATTTATTCCTCTTTTTTACAAAGAGCCTATGATCAGTTGATACACGATGTAGCACTACAAAAACTACATGTAGTTATAGGTGTAGACAGAGCAGGGATTGTAGGTGAGGATGGAGAGACACATCAGGGAGAATTTGATATATCATTTCTGAACCATATACCTGACTTTACAATAATGGCCCCTGCTGATTATTATGAGCTCAGGGAAATGGTTAATTATGCCATAAATATTCATACCGGGCCTATAGCAATAAGGTATCCAAGAGGCAGAGGTAAGGAAATTATCAAACATGAAGTACCTTTAGTTAATGGAAAAGGGGCAGTGCTGAAAGAGGGGCAGGATGTCTGTATACTTGCTGTGGGCAGAATGGTTGAAACAGCTTTTAAGGTATCTGAAAAGTTAAAAGAGAAGGGTATAAATGCAGGAGTTGTCAGTGCAAGGTTTATAAAGCCACTAGATGTAGAATTAATTACGGAATGTGCAAATAAATATAAAAACATTGTAACAATGGAAGAAAATTGTGTTATAGGAGGGTTTGGAAGCAGAGTTCTGGATACCTTGAACAGACTTGATTTAAAGGCACGTATCCTCATAAAGGGCCTACCCGAACAGTTCATACCACAAGGTTCCAGAGAAGAGTTAATAAAAAAACTCAAACTAGATGCAGACTCAGTAACAAATGATATAATATATATGTTAGAAAATACCAAGCTATAA
- a CDS encoding polyprenyl synthetase family protein produces MNFKEKNNIYVNMIEERLHNIIPEVDEYCLDIEQAMSYSLLAGGKRLRPVLALAVAEMFDKPFDEVINFGCAIEMIHTYSLIHDDLPAMDNDDYRRGKLTNHKVFGEAMAILAGDGLLNMAYEIMINDAVESRNIEKMRAAGIVAKYAGALGMVGGQVIDLQSEEKTIESDRLKTMHRLKTGALIKAPVEAAAVICGADKKEFELLSGYAANLGLAFQIKDDILDIEGTVENMGKNPGNDSSCHKSTYVTMYGLEESKKLLQTVTQEGISCLDAFGDKGQFMKELALSLTVRDR; encoded by the coding sequence ATGAATTTTAAGGAAAAAAACAATATATATGTGAATATGATTGAAGAGAGGCTTCATAATATTATTCCGGAAGTAGACGAATACTGTCTTGATATAGAGCAAGCAATGTCCTACAGTCTTTTAGCCGGAGGCAAGAGATTGAGGCCTGTATTGGCACTTGCTGTTGCTGAAATGTTTGATAAGCCTTTTGATGAAGTAATTAATTTTGGCTGTGCGATTGAAATGATCCATACATATTCACTGATACATGATGATTTGCCGGCTATGGATAATGATGATTATAGAAGGGGTAAGCTGACGAACCATAAGGTATTCGGAGAAGCCATGGCAATACTTGCCGGAGATGGATTATTGAATATGGCTTATGAGATAATGATTAATGATGCGGTTGAATCAAGGAATATTGAAAAAATGCGGGCTGCCGGAATAGTCGCGAAGTATGCAGGGGCATTAGGGATGGTTGGAGGTCAGGTAATTGATCTTCAATCAGAAGAAAAAACCATTGAAAGTGATAGACTCAAAACAATGCACAGACTAAAAACAGGTGCGTTGATAAAAGCCCCGGTGGAAGCTGCGGCAGTAATATGCGGTGCCGATAAAAAGGAATTTGAGCTTTTGTCAGGATATGCTGCAAATTTGGGATTAGCTTTTCAGATAAAGGACGATATCCTGGACATCGAAGGAACCGTTGAAAACATGGGTAAGAACCCGGGTAATGATTCTTCATGCCATAAATCAACTTATGTAACCATGTATGGACTTGAAGAATCCAAAAAGCTACTGCAAACAGTAACTCAAGAAGGTATTTCCTGTCTGGATGCCTTCGGCGATAAGGGACAGTTTATGAAAGAACTTGCATTATCATTGACTGTAAGGGACAGATAA
- the recN gene encoding DNA repair protein RecN: MLLQLDIQNIALIDKISLEIAPGLNVLTGETGAGKSILIDSINAVLGERVNRDIIRNGKEKAFIEAVFDYDSTYVNDILDELGIEHEDGSLILSREISLSGKNTCRINGRLVNVSVLKQVGQLLLDIHGQHDNQSLLKTESHVELLDAFGGEVIQKVISEYYCLFEEFKSVKSKLKDIVGDKGEIERRMDMLKFQIDEIKNSKLKEGEDEYLLKRRQLLANSEKIMNSIHSSYQLLSEGGDNGKSALYNINKAFSELSAVQKYDEDLLPLSEKLESVVYQLEDICEDLRARRDEDDFDRDELSRVEERLDIVTRMKRKYGGSIEEALDFLKKSQLEYNELLQSENLAEDLKKQLATITKKLKETAVKLHLQRQKAASVLESNITAELENLEMKNARFKVNIIMDDTKFNFTKNGLDNVEFLISSNPGEPLKPLSRIASGGEMSRIMLAIKTILANVDAIPTLIFDEIDTGISGKAAQKVGEKLSYISRTHQVICVTHLSQLACMADNHFYIEKKSKGESTYTTVRILDEKGRIQEIARIIGGSDITSIAYKHAEELLHSAENFKKSV; this comes from the coding sequence ATGCTGTTACAGCTTGATATCCAGAATATTGCACTTATTGATAAGATAAGTCTTGAAATTGCACCGGGGCTAAATGTACTGACAGGTGAAACCGGTGCAGGTAAGTCGATTCTTATTGATTCAATTAATGCTGTCCTCGGAGAACGTGTGAACAGGGACATAATAAGAAATGGAAAAGAAAAGGCATTTATTGAAGCTGTTTTCGATTATGACAGTACATATGTAAATGACATTTTAGATGAACTGGGTATTGAACATGAGGATGGCAGTCTGATACTCTCAAGGGAAATCAGCTTGAGCGGAAAGAATACATGCCGTATAAATGGAAGGTTGGTAAACGTTTCAGTACTCAAACAGGTAGGGCAGCTTCTTTTGGATATTCATGGTCAGCACGACAATCAGTCGCTGCTTAAAACCGAATCGCATGTTGAATTATTGGATGCTTTCGGCGGAGAAGTTATCCAAAAGGTAATATCTGAATACTACTGTCTCTTTGAGGAATTTAAGTCAGTAAAATCAAAACTTAAAGATATTGTTGGAGATAAAGGCGAGATTGAACGCAGGATGGATATGCTGAAATTTCAAATTGATGAGATAAAAAATTCAAAACTCAAGGAAGGCGAGGATGAATACCTGTTAAAAAGGAGACAATTGCTCGCAAATTCTGAGAAAATAATGAATTCCATTCACAGCTCTTATCAATTACTAAGTGAAGGCGGAGATAACGGTAAGTCGGCTTTATATAACATAAACAAGGCATTTTCCGAGCTTTCAGCTGTTCAGAAATACGATGAGGATCTTTTACCTTTGTCAGAAAAACTTGAATCAGTTGTTTACCAGCTTGAGGATATATGTGAGGACTTGAGGGCTAGAAGGGATGAGGACGATTTTGACCGGGACGAACTGTCCAGAGTTGAGGAAAGGCTTGACATTGTTACAAGGATGAAGCGTAAATATGGGGGTAGCATCGAGGAGGCCTTGGATTTTCTCAAAAAATCCCAGCTTGAATATAATGAATTGCTCCAAAGTGAAAATCTTGCAGAGGATTTAAAAAAACAGTTGGCCACAATAACTAAAAAATTGAAAGAAACAGCGGTCAAACTACATTTACAAAGGCAAAAGGCAGCTTCGGTTCTTGAAAGCAATATAACAGCTGAATTAGAAAATCTTGAAATGAAAAATGCCCGTTTCAAAGTCAATATTATAATGGACGATACAAAATTTAATTTCACTAAAAATGGTTTGGATAATGTAGAATTTCTCATTTCAAGCAATCCTGGAGAACCTCTTAAACCATTAAGCAGAATAGCCTCGGGTGGTGAAATGTCAAGAATAATGCTTGCAATAAAAACCATTCTTGCCAATGTAGATGCTATCCCAACACTGATATTTGATGAAATTGATACAGGAATCAGTGGAAAGGCAGCTCAAAAGGTTGGAGAAAAATTGTCGTACATATCAAGAACCCATCAGGTTATTTGTGTTACTCACTTATCTCAGCTTGCATGTATGGCAGATAATCACTTTTATATTGAAAAAAAATCTAAAGGTGAAAGCACATATACTACTGTGAGAATTTTGGATGAAAAGGGCCGTATTCAGGAAATAGCAAGAATAATAGGAGGATCTGACATAACTTCCATCGCCTATAAGCATGCAGAAGAATTACTTCATTCTGCTGAGAATTTTAAAAAGAGTGTATAA
- a CDS encoding Mg2+ and Co2+ transporter CorB, with protein MEDYYKHPADEKKVKFRANVISSKKETRVWTLLITVITFFISIFMSFFSNETLGNATTVVSFLIVFVIIIISILFDLIGTAATAADEAPFHSMASRKLYGAKQAVKLIRNADKVSNFCNDVVGDICGVISGTAAAFIVYKFSGGNTGAQNSIFGLCITAMVASLTVGGKALGKSIALQNSNYIIYKVAVVIRFLFGKIDFKTKKKWHNNKKCTNKGTEKE; from the coding sequence TTGGAAGATTATTATAAGCATCCAGCCGATGAAAAGAAGGTTAAATTCAGGGCTAACGTAATTAGCTCTAAAAAAGAAACAAGAGTTTGGACACTTTTAATAACAGTTATCACTTTTTTCATTTCTATTTTTATGTCTTTTTTTTCAAATGAAACATTAGGTAATGCTACCACAGTTGTTTCTTTTCTTATTGTTTTTGTTATAATAATTATCAGTATATTGTTTGACCTTATAGGTACTGCTGCAACAGCTGCAGATGAGGCACCATTTCATTCCATGGCTTCAAGGAAACTGTACGGTGCAAAACAAGCCGTAAAGCTAATCAGAAATGCTGACAAGGTTTCGAATTTCTGCAATGATGTTGTAGGAGATATTTGCGGTGTAATAAGTGGAACAGCGGCTGCCTTTATAGTATATAAATTTTCGGGTGGTAATACTGGTGCCCAAAATTCTATTTTTGGGCTTTGTATTACAGCTATGGTTGCATCCCTCACTGTAGGCGGAAAAGCACTAGGTAAATCCATTGCATTGCAAAATAGTAATTATATTATATATAAAGTAGCGGTAGTTATTAGATTTCTTTTTGGAAAAATTGATTTTAAAACGAAAAAGAAATGGCATAATAATAAAAAATGCACTAACAAGGGTACTGAGAAGGAGTAA
- a CDS encoding TlyA family RNA methyltransferase: MEKERLDVLLVNKGLFESREKCKSAIMAGLVWIDGIREDKPGTKVPVECTIEIRENLNPFVSRGGLKLAKAVSNFDIDLANKTCLDIGASTGGFTDCMLKNGAAKVVAIDVGYGQLAWELRNDPRVICMERTNVRYVKPEDIGFLSDFASIDVSFISLTKVLPAVLAVLKDEAELVCLIKPQFEAGREKVGKHGVVRDSGVHKEVIHYIINFVTAANLFVKELSFSPIKGPEGNIEYLLYITKTENQDSKDIDKLVESVVSEAHSTLVKS; this comes from the coding sequence TTGGAAAAGGAAAGACTTGATGTACTACTTGTAAACAAAGGCTTGTTTGAGAGTCGTGAAAAATGCAAGAGTGCCATTATGGCGGGTCTTGTATGGATTGATGGGATCAGGGAGGACAAGCCGGGTACAAAAGTTCCTGTCGAATGTACGATTGAAATAAGAGAAAATCTCAATCCTTTTGTAAGCCGGGGAGGGTTAAAGCTTGCTAAAGCTGTCAGTAACTTTGATATAGATCTTGCAAATAAGACCTGTCTTGATATAGGTGCATCAACCGGTGGTTTTACGGATTGTATGCTAAAAAACGGTGCAGCGAAGGTAGTTGCTATTGATGTCGGGTACGGTCAGCTGGCATGGGAGCTGAGGAATGACCCCAGGGTTATATGTATGGAACGTACAAATGTCAGGTATGTTAAGCCTGAGGACATAGGTTTTTTGTCGGACTTTGCTTCCATCGATGTCTCATTTATATCACTCACAAAGGTATTACCAGCAGTTCTGGCAGTTTTAAAGGACGAGGCAGAGCTGGTATGTCTGATAAAACCACAGTTCGAGGCAGGACGTGAAAAGGTTGGCAAACACGGTGTTGTAAGGGACAGCGGCGTTCATAAGGAAGTTATACATTATATAATAAATTTTGTTACTGCCGCAAATTTATTTGTAAAAGAGTTATCATTTTCACCGATTAAAGGCCCGGAAGGCAATATCGAGTATTTATTATATATTACAAAAACAGAAAATCAAGATTCAAAAGATATAGATAAACTTGTAGAAAGTGTAGTTTCGGAAGCTCACAGCACACTGGTAAAAAGCTGA
- the spoIVB gene encoding SpoIVB peptidase, producing MHYIKSNKKKLYVLLFVCFCVITLSYLQAFSVIPEKLILLEGEEYIYNFRSFYFVNIKADNRAVLKLNNTDIKAKGNYLELISPLSFKTEKRGSVKLNFKAFGVIPLKTMQVDIIPSKRLAACGNTIGVKIKMDGILVIGLSEVDKPDGSKSAPAKDGGIKTGDVIFEINNKKLSGIKDLIAQIDYSKGDKLTIKFKRGNELMSTTISPIEGVNDKKYHIGLWVRDSTAGIGTMTFYDPQTHGFGALGHGITDADTGTLMPVISGEIMESNIISVRKGEHGTPGELKGIFMENKAPLGNIFTNAECGIYGQMYEDIHIAKNRLYQIGLRGQVKVGPATILSNIEGNKIEEFNIMIEKVSRQSFSGPKGMVLKVTDKKLLNTTGGIVQGMSGSPIIQNGKLVGAVTHVLVNDPTRGYGIFIEWMLKNISESSEKLGQQRTAG from the coding sequence ATGCACTATATCAAATCAAATAAAAAAAAGTTGTATGTATTATTATTTGTTTGTTTTTGTGTTATTACACTCAGTTACTTGCAAGCGTTCTCTGTAATTCCAGAAAAGCTTATTCTTCTGGAGGGAGAGGAGTATATTTACAATTTTAGGAGTTTCTATTTTGTAAATATAAAGGCTGACAACAGGGCAGTTTTAAAACTAAATAATACTGATATAAAAGCAAAAGGCAATTACTTGGAATTAATATCACCTCTTTCGTTTAAAACTGAAAAGAGAGGGTCTGTAAAGCTAAATTTTAAAGCATTTGGAGTTATACCTTTAAAAACTATGCAAGTAGACATAATTCCTAGTAAAAGGCTTGCTGCATGCGGAAATACTATAGGGGTGAAAATAAAAATGGATGGAATATTGGTAATCGGTCTGAGTGAGGTTGACAAACCTGACGGTTCAAAATCTGCACCTGCTAAGGATGGTGGTATAAAGACGGGAGATGTTATTTTTGAGATAAATAATAAGAAATTGTCAGGTATTAAAGATTTGATTGCTCAGATTGATTACAGCAAAGGAGACAAGCTGACAATAAAATTCAAACGTGGGAATGAATTGATGAGCACAACCATTAGTCCAATTGAAGGTGTAAATGATAAGAAATATCATATAGGATTATGGGTAAGAGACAGCACTGCCGGTATAGGAACTATGACTTTTTACGATCCTCAAACTCATGGGTTCGGAGCATTGGGGCATGGTATAACGGATGCTGACACCGGAACATTGATGCCCGTTATTAGCGGAGAAATAATGGAATCAAATATTATTTCAGTCAGAAAAGGTGAGCACGGAACACCTGGAGAGCTTAAAGGTATATTTATGGAGAACAAAGCTCCCCTGGGAAATATATTTACTAATGCCGAATGTGGCATATATGGGCAAATGTATGAGGATATTCATATTGCAAAAAACAGATTATACCAAATAGGCTTAAGAGGACAGGTGAAAGTTGGACCCGCAACAATTTTGTCAAATATAGAAGGAAACAAAATTGAAGAGTTTAATATAATGATAGAGAAAGTTTCAAGGCAGTCTTTCAGCGGACCGAAAGGAATGGTCTTAAAAGTAACTGACAAGAAGCTTTTGAATACTACCGGAGGAATAGTTCAAGGAATGTCAGGTAGTCCTATAATTCAGAATGGAAAATTAGTTGGTGCCGTTACACATGTACTGGTTAATGATCCTACGAGAGGGTATGGAATATTTATAGAATGGATGTTAAAAAATATTTCCGAGTCATCTGAAAAACTGGGGCAACAAAGGACTGCGGGGTAA